The DNA region GCATGGTTTATAGGTTATTCATATACACCTCCTCAGTTCTCATGTATTATAAGTTTATTTATGTAATCTCATGGAACTGAACTAGAGAAACACAAGACGTGCATTATGATTCTACTACTTAAAATCTTGTTTTAACTGGGAAATTTTAATGCACATGCATATATCCATCTTCGTAGAGACATACTCTTAAGTTGCAAGGTTTGGAGGTGCCCACCAAAAGAAACAACAGTTATTCTATTAACAAataaccatttttttttcttattttcatgaGACCTGattatttcataattttagttttcctGTTTTGCATGTTATAAAAATAGCACAATTGTTAAGTAATGTCCTGTCTTATAGGTAAGCATGTCATCAGCTTATTTACCCAATATACTCCTTATAAACCCTCAAATGGTAGCTGGGACAATGCTGAATATAGAGTAAGTTATGCTTGCCTAAAACTGCTAAGATTCACTATGTTGAAGAACTGTTGATTTTTTAAGCAACAATGTAGTTGATATTACCAGACTgatcttgttatatatatatattctgcgTCTACCTTCTTTGACGTCATTCCTGAGTTTTCTTTTGCATTTTTGTTTGCATAGCTGTTTAGATATTTATCATATTTGTGGGCTATAGGAATCATATGCAAAAAGATGTTTCGACTTGATCGATGAACATGCACCTGGCTTCTGCTCGTCTATCATAGGTTATGACATGCTGACACCACCAGATCTGGAAAGGGAAATTGGACTGACAGGTAAGATGAAAACTGAGTTTTCCTTCTCAGAAAAGTGAAGCCTATTTATGTCGAAGATGGATTTTGAAAATTCCATAGAATAAGAGAGAACTAATCTACACCCAATTCTGCTGCTTTTCCTTCGCTGCATGTGTCTTGGCTACTTCTCAAAAACTATTCTCCCTCCCCTCCGTTCAAATGGGATTACATTGCTTGAACCATGATCAGAAAGTGATGCTTGAGATGAAATAACTTCCAAAATCATGACCCCTTCTGTATAtcttgtttcttaatttattatttaagtcaTCTAGACTTGCATTGAATATTTAAACGAATTCCTGTTTATCACATCATACAAGTATAATTGCTCTGGCATTTTCTTCAGGCCATGAGTTTCGTAGGGTGCAGTTCTTtgacaatgaaaattaacaaatgTGTGTAGGAGGAAATATTTTCCATGGTGCTATGGGTTTGGATTCACTCTTCTTAATGCGACCTGTGAAAGGCTGGTAAGATTATTCTGCACATGAATCACAagttatatgtgtgtgtgtgtgtgcgcgcgaCCTTGCCTGCTTACGTCTTTATAAAGAACAATATTTGTGAAACAGGTCAAATCATAAGACACCAATCAGAGACTTGTATCTATGTGGAAGTGGAACTCATCCTGGAGGGGGTGTCACGGGAGCTCCTGGGAGAAATGCTGCACGTGTTATTCTCAATGATTTTAAGAAGCATTATCAATAAGCACGTCCTTCTATTGCATTTGTTCCTGTGTATATGCTGATAAGTTTCACTAGTTACTATCAACTGGATATTCGTGTTTCTTATCTTATGTCGCTGTTATTGTGTCGGTTTATGACATTCTTTGGTCAACCTCGTAAAGAAGTTAGGAGTTGTTGCAACAACCAATGTTGATTAATGGACCAGAGAATTACAGTAACTACGTTAATTGTCTAGCTAACTGAAAAATGGGATTCATATGTCCAAATTTGCTGCGGTAACTTTATGTAAGAATGTCATAATGATAGAACACAATTAGCAAAGTTTGGAATATCAAAATTTCTTTCTTAGGAAAATTATTATGACCACAGAATGTTCCTGCGAATTATGACCTTCGCCTGGAATGTGAGCAAATCATACCTTCACTATCTTCTATTGCTACTATTCCAAGACATAGAATATGCAACAAATCTGCAATAGGagagaatttcagattttgagaaaAGATTTCTAGTTCATTTATGGACAATGGAAATACACTGAACTGGTTTATGTAGTTCTTTAAGTGGTAATAACGAATTTAACTAAATGCTGTGCTTATTTCAGTTGTTTACACGTTCATACAGAGTGAGATCCTTTTATCAAGCGCGTGACATCAGTGACCCTGCAATTCCGGCAATGAGAGCCGTTGGATCTCCCAAGACGGCGGATACAACTGCCTGCACCGTCATCCCAGCTATCTCGCAGCACTTCCTGACCTTCTTCCCTTTGCTCCTACTGCTGTTGTTATGAGCAGCCTGAAGAGTGTTCTTTATGGTGGGAATCCCTGTTGTGTCTGCCATTTTTCTCCCTTTGCTTTGTCCTATGTAAATCTCGTGCCAACTCTCTATGATCATGTCCCTCACACATGCCACGTGCAGGTTGTACTTCTTGCACTTTGATCTGTAACTCCAGCTCCGCCCCTTTTGGCCGCAGCGGTGACATGGCGAAGATACCTTCTTGTAGAGATATAGCTTCACCTCTGTCGAGTACAAgagatgaaataaaaaaaattgttaatttaagagtaaactaccatttttaCTTATGAAAGTTCAAAATCTGACATATCTACTCACGAATGAATAAAGCTAGCATTATACCCACAAGTACAAAGTTAGTTTTGTTCGTTCATAAATAAATTTGTCAGCGTTCTAAACTTTCGCAggtaaaaataatagtttacgAATAACTATCTTATAAATAATCACATTTCTTGCAATAGAAGGTAATTAACCTTACCATCATCCTCAAGAAGCATTGGAAGCTTGGCACAACAAGGGTGAAGGTCGAACCCACACGACACGCAATGGTAGAGGAAGCCGGCCACGACCTTCTCACAGGCATTGCAGTAACGGGGGATGTCCCCCGGGGGGCGAGACAGGAACCGAAAGGAGCACTTTGGATAGAAAGGGTGGAAAAGAGTTGGGGAAGGCATGGCACATTGCATGTGAAGATCATAGTCACAAATGGAGCATTTGTAACGTGAACCTATTCCAATTTCCTTGCATCCATCACACTTGAATGGAAATTCAGAGTACTCAAATCTAAGCTTGTGTTTTGGGTGCCCAAAATGGGATATCTCACTATATTTCATGCTACTCATCATCATGCTATTGTTTGTGTCCTTGTGAaaagaattgcttgaagaatacATTATGATGATCAATTATGATTTATGATGTGAACAAGGCATAGTTATATTGGACTATGTAAAATTTTCTTAGGTCATAGCTGAAGAAAATGGAGAGGGAATTGTGGTGGTAAAAATAGAGTTCAAAGGGGATTGGAATGGAATCTCCATAGGCCATATCAACATTATTGTTGTGAAAGATAGAAAGAGGGAAACAAGAGGCATATTATTAGGCCATCCCCACAAAGAATATATACCAAATTTCTTTATTACTTTTGATTAAATATTATTCTAATCTAAACTGTTATTGTAATATCTAAAACCTGTTACACAAGTTTTCATTTTGTATACAtgcattaattaatattaatgtaATACAAGACCATGTTAAAAAAGAAGGGATAGAGATGGGAAATTTCAGGGGATGGTGGTTTATGCATCTAGGAATTTTGTTACAGAAAAAGAATTTAGCACCTCTGGACTTTGATTAAGAAAGGAATCGCATTATTTGGCAATATACTACGTTTTTTAAATGATCACTAGTGACATATTCAAATTTGTTAGCTTACTATTTATTATGGGAATATGAAACAGAGTTGGCATAcaatatttcattattttgaaaactaaaagttAAACACATGCCTTTTTGGTTCTAGTATAATATGTTTATTATCTTAGCTGATATCAAATTCAAATgtgttattactattattattcatattaatttataataataagatAAATTAATAGCAGATTAGTGTAATATTGATATAGTGTACAAGAGTAAGTGTAAATAACACCTAAGATATGCTAATTATTGGATTCATTGAGACAAAAGTTTAGGATAATATAGAGCATAACATGCACGCAACCTCAAAgtttagaaagaaagaaagaacacgAATAAATTCCTTATCGTGTCTTCATAGTTTTCTAGCTTCTAACCTTTCAGGTACTATTGACTCTTAACAAAAATTCAAGCCTGTTTCATTGTTCTTAATTGTTATGACTTTATCCACTTGTATATTCAATTACGACTATATTACGTGTACATCAAAATCAGCCACCaagtatcccccaacccgacaggtcgAGGACTAATCCGtcggatctgagctccatttaagggtctgccgctggccaatgggttgctgcatacacaaggcgggattcgaacccccgacacttgcttaagcgggcgagtgagttgaccactcgaccaacccaagttggttactagtataaaatacatgttgggatacaaatacacattaaaaataaattaaatcacacattttTATACACGAATACActggtggctaattttagtagttaattttggtatacGAATAACATTTTTGATTCAATTATTATCTAGAATGCCAATAACTAAATATGAAGAACCATTCCtttaaatatattatcttttaTAACATTTAATAAGgtacagaaaaaaaaattgaattaaacttATGATGAGGCTatggaatttgaattttatggtcATGCATTATCATCACACCATTTTTCAAAAGCATAACCAAAGATGCACAATAGTTGCCACGTGTCACAAGGAGAAAGGTGTGTTCATATTGGGTAAGAGAATCTATGTATACTCTCTTACTCAGTAGAACTGCTTTAAGAACAAGGTGACACAAGAATCAAGCAACCCATCAACCAAACAAGAATGAGAAGGTAACACTTTTTCTCATTTAATTCTTTTACTTTCGAATTTATGTTTTGACCatatcttttgtttttctcagcAGAGAAACAAATAATATGAATATTACAGAAAGAGAAAGTTATTATGTACGGTACCTGTTTGATACAATGCTTCTGAAACAATTGTCTTATGACATTTGTACTTATCTCTGTTTTACCCCTGTCATGGATAAAGTTATTCCATCCCAACTTCCATTTTAACCTTCCAAACTAAGTAACACTAACAAACAATTATGAGCACTAAAGATGAAACTTTATTGTTTATTTGTATAATTGTGAAGAACAATAACATGTTCTACAAGAACAAGGTTTCAGTTAAGAACAGATACTGACACAAACACAAAACATAACATACAGATGCACTAAATGATGAGGATATCATCCATTCCATATCACAAGATCTCAGGAGATCTTAATAGAGGTCTCCACTGCCATGAAAACACTTACCATGTGCATTATTATGCAGTTGACAATGTAAAGTTCAATCTTAACAAGCAATATAACTATTTCAATATATAAGACCAAACAGTATTTAACTATTTCAATATAACTTGGTCACACATAGTTGCACTTACCAAAATATTAGAACTGCACTCCAAAACACACATTGACAAAATAGAAAAGATTCAAGGGAGACTATCTACAAGCATAACAACTTCTTGATTCAAAATAACATCTTAAGATAATGTCAGTCATAAGATCTGCATCTCGTTCAAAATGTCACTTCCATATGCAATCTTAACAGGGAAAGATGCATGGAGGACTATCTAGTCTTGGCCATGATGGGTTCAAAATGTCACTTACACACATTTTTCTAATCTTCACTCACATAATCTCAtacctctttctcttttttttcctttatttattaattttttgtacaacaagaattggattaaaaatcatactttttatttgtttaatttgctAAATGTATGTACTTGTGTAATTGTATtcattagtttttttaatttctttgtataattatatttatgaGTTATATGGTGTTTTTATTATTtgtatatcatttttttttctttcaacaatttaaatttttttaatattatttaattgtaataatattattgaaaatatatgttatcatgattaataaaaaataaaattagaaaattaaaaattatttttaattattaaaacattaataatattcatatttatatttcatctaataattttattattgtacTACAGCATttaaatataacctaaaaaaagaaaaaaaatatttaaaagatgaaTATATAGTTTATTCAATATCATGAATCTTGAATGTAATTTTTCTAAGGAACCCTATATATCACAAACTTTGTTACCATGTTAACAACCAATCTTTAAAGCATAACTATAAGAGTGTGTCTATCATTCAAGATTATTATTGAGCTGTGCTTCTGTCCCTATATATTATTGGTATACAATTAAATAATGGTTTGTAGCATACAAATTGGACAAGGTTGAAACTCAAATCCagttaacttcatgtgaagttgatagctaagagtccgttaaataatttgatagatttgactaaattgtcatctaacgactctaaactatcaacttcacatgaagttaactGTATCTGAGTTTTCATCATTGGACAATGAGAACTTGCACTTTATAAGAAAAAGACTTTTGAGGTAGAAAGGAGACACAGTATTTTCCACgaaaaataaaaccaaaaaacTATTTAACCATTTCAATATAACTTGGTCACACATAGTTGCACTTACCAAAATATTAGAACTGCACTCCAAAAACACATTGACAAAATAGAAAAGATTCAAGAGAGACTATCTACAAGCATAACAACTTGTTGATTCAAGATAACATCTTAAGATAATGTCAGTCATAAGATTTGCATCTCATTCAAAATGTCACTTCCATATGCAATCTTAACAAGGAGAGATGCATGGAGGACTATTTAGTCTTGGCCATGATGGGTTCAAAGATGCCCTTCAGGAAATTCTCAAACTCTTTGATTTCTTGCGGCTGGTTATCACCAACAAGCAGATTTCTGGCCTTAGCAATTGCAGACTCGATCTTCTCCTTGTCCAGAGGGcaaagcttagagctgatgtctTTATCCTTTAGAGCCTTTTCCATCTTGTAAACATAATCATCCAAAGCATGCATTGCTTTAGCCTTCTCAAGGAACTTTTCGTCTTCAATCTTGTAATTCTCAGCTTCCTCAATTAGTCTTTGAATTTCCTTGGCTGAAAGTCTTTCCTTGTCACTGGTTATATTAATTTCATTCCTACAACGATTGGTTTCTTCCCAGGCAGATACATTTAGGATACCATCAGCATCTATATCAAAGCATACATATAAAGGATGACCACGAGGAGCATGAGGAAGACCAGAAAGATTAAACCAACCAAGCAAGTTGTTATCTGTGGCTCTTATCCTCTCACCCTCATAAACACTTATTGGAACAATGGTATGGTTATCTTTAGATGTAAAGTATCTTTTTGTTCCCTTTGCAGGTATGGTAGTATTCCTAGGAATCACTACACTCATGAGGTCCACAGTTGGTGATGTCCTTATCTTAATACCAAGCGACAGGGGTGTAACATCTAGTAGAACCAGTTCTGGAGCTTTCTTGATGTCTTCACTCAATAAAGCAGCCTGAACTGCTGCCCCATAAGCAACAGCTTCATCTGGGTTGATACTCTTGCAAAGATCCTTACCTCTGAAGAATTCCTGCAATAGCTGCTGCACTTTGGGAATCCTAGAAGAGCCGCCAACAAGAACAGCATCATGTATACAAGACCTGTCTATCTTAGCATCAGTGAGACACTTATCTACTGTTTCCATACAATTTCTAAAGAGTTCCATGTTTAGTTCCTCAAACTTGGCACGGCTGAGTGATGAATAAAGGTCAATGCCTTGATataaagcatcaatttcaatagCAGTATCAAAAGCAAATGAGAGTGTCCTTTTTGCCCTTTCGCATGCACTTCTCAACCTTCGCAAGGCTTTTGAATTCCCACTAATATCCACATTGTTCTTCCTTTTGAACTCTTCTACGAAGTAATTCACCATCCTGTTATCAAAGTCTTCTCCGCCAAGGTGAGTATTTCCTGCAGTAGCCTTAACTTCAAAGACCTTATCTTTAATGGTAAGCAGAGACACATCAAAAGTACCACCACCGAGGTCAAAGACGAAAATATTTCGTTCTTCTTTACAATCAGCTAGCTTGTCCAGGCCATATGCAATTGCTGCAGCCGTAGGCTCATTGATAATTCTCATGACATTGAGGCCTGCAATGGCACCTGCATCTTTTGTGGCTTTACGTTGAGAGTCACTGAAATAAGCAGGCACAGTAATTACTGCATTATTGACAGGAGCTTCCAAATATTTCTCTGCAATGTCACgcatttttgttagaatcatAGAGGAAATTTCTTCTGCAAAAAGACGCTTCTCCTGGCCCTTATATGTAACAACAATCATTGGTTTGTCATCAACACCAGGAATGACTTTAAATGGCCACATCATCATGTCATTCTTGATAATGGAGTCACTATATTTCCTACCAATCAACCTTTTAGCAtctgaaaaaagagaaaaacagacAAAAATTTATCAGCTATTACCTAATACAATGTATAGAAAAAGAAGGCATTACGAAAAGAAGATCAATTACCAAAGACAGTGTTAGCTGGATTGGAAGCAGCTTGGTTCTTAGCAGCATCACCAATCAACCTTTGCTTATCAGTAAAAGCAACACATGATGGTGTTGTTCTATTGCCTTGGTCATTGTGGATGATCACCACTCGTTGATACTCATCCAGCCATACAGCAACACGAGTAAGTCGTACCAAGGTCGATTCCCACTGCACATCCCCGATGTCTTTTCGCCATCTTCCTTCAAGCTaacaaaataagattaaaaaaccACTTTCACTCCCATACGTGTAATATGAATGAATTGCAAGTAAGCAAAGAAACTAGTTATGATATATATTAGCTTCTGAATTATTATCCCATTTTTGTAACTGATTGATTAGTATTTCAAGAATGAAGATAATATGAAATGTATGGTAAATACCATACCAGCATGAAAACTGGCTAAGGCTAGCTAATACTCCAACAGTCAACAAAATTTACGTTTTTTCTATATCAAGTTAACAAAATATCTTTTATAACAAGAACAAATGTGTCATGAAGGAGAATATTATGTATTACGTGCATTTCCATAGTGGCATAGTGCATAACAAATTTAAATAAGAAATCACATCAACTAAAGTTGGCAATAATGCTTGATTAAAAACTTTCCGACTATTAACTTCGACAGTGACAGATTATCACTTTGCATGTCAAAGCATTCCGAGTACTTCCATGAGAAATGCATCAAAGAACAAGCTTTTGTCCGGATTGAGCAGCAAATTTCTAACTTATTTCAAGGGGAAAATGGTGTAATATAATTTCGAAAGTAAAAGTGAAAGCTTCTGAAACTTTAAACCATTTCTCATATTAAAAACTATTGGGcttcttcaattcttttcttttaggTTTCTGTTCTACTCTGAGTAAAGATCTGCCCGAAAACAATAAAGATTTATTTTTCGACTCAACCCTGGAGTTGAATACCCCCCTCTGTTTTTGATCCAATCCGGAGGAATCAATAGAAAAGGCAAATTGCACGCACTCCCTTTCCAAAAAAACCAATACACCGAGCTCTACACTTAGATTTATTGGATTTGTTATTTGGTGGGTAATATCGATGAAGCAACTGCGAAGGCTAAGAACTTAAAAATAGAGGGGAAATTGAAGAAATGACTTTAAATCTTTGTTTACTGACCCCAATCGAATTTACAAAGGTGGGAGAGTTTACACACCACCCCTTCTTATTTGAGAATACAATTGGAATACGTAATAAAGCTAGTATATTTATTAAACCTGCACAAATCTAACTTCCGTTGCTATAGCTAGCCATATATCTAATATCCGGATTAGATACATGTCTCTTAGAAAAAATTAATATCGAACTCGAAGTGCCATGCTATTATTACTTAATATTTATTTGGCGAAGGCatagtcttctttttttttttaaaggactCATTGGCGCCAAGCGTGAGGTAGTGCCGTGAGGGAGTGCCATTCGCTCCCCTAGCTTTCGTCTCTCTCTCTCAGTGTCAGTGTCGGCCCAATAGAGTGCTTTCGCCGTTGGTGTTCTTTCCGATCTCTACGCATTTCACCGCTCTACCGGAAATTCCCTCTGCCCCTACCGTACTCCATACGTGCTCAAAGGCGGAAAACTATTACttggaaaatttttcaaaaaagtcTGTATTaagttttttttcaaaatttattttaaaaaaaaatcgatGCTTTAAGGAGTGTCAGAGTGATTTGTTAGCAAAACTATTTATTTTTAGGTCTAATTTTTTAACATAGATGCTAATCCGTTGATGTGACCAGTTTGGTAAGGCTTCTTCCGTAGAGAAAGTATATTCAGAGTTGTAAGGTTCAGGTTACTTTTTGAATTATAGAAAAATTGAGAGTAAAATTGTGAATTGAGAAGAGAGTGACCGGATGAATGGAGAACccaaaactaaaattgtgaaccTCCCATTCTCATAATCTAAATTGCTTCTTTTTCAGGGTTATTAACACAAATTGTAAAATTTGTGTATAGAATGAATATTAGCCACATAAATAGAATATTTTGGTCTGGTGCTTTAAAGGTCCAACTTTTAGTTTCCCCACCAAAGACAAACTCCTTTGTTTAAAGTTAAGAGAATTACAACTTGGAAGAGTAAATGAAAGCCTTGGGCAAGTACACAGTAGAAGTAAAAACCCAAACATGATATAAGTTTTGGAATATTTACCTTAAAGGGTGGACGGAATGGGGAAGAAAATGCCACAAATTGTTTCTCTTGATGTCACTTTGGAAATTAGCCCTTTCTTTTTGCTTAGCCTTCGCACTAAACTATCCTTAGCAAAGAAGCAAACTCTAATGACCAAAAAAGGGTCCAGAATTGTAGATGCGTGGTCTGCAAGGATGATGATAAGAAATAAAAAGATGCACAAGATCAGAATTGAacttgaataaaaagataaagtgTAATTAATaggttgaaattgaatacaaagaaaaTCGctctattttctatccaatttttCTTAACCTAACTTGTCAACAATATAAAGAACTCAACCTAATTTGTCAACGCGTAACTATTCTAGTTTACGAGTTATTTATAACCTTTTATTAagttaaaatatacaaaatcttGAACCCACAAACATAAGgcccaatttaataattaaataaacaaaattagaatacattaaattttttctttataacATAAGACCCAATCTATatatcatttttctttctttcaacaatttaaatttttttaatattatttagttgtaataatattattgaaaatatatGTTATCAtgattaatgaaaaataaaattagaaaattaaaaattatttttaattattaaaacattaATAATATTCATGTTTATATttcatctaataattttattattgtacTATAGCATttaaatataacctaaaaaagaaaaaaaataactatttaaaagATGAATATATAGTTTATTCAATATCATGAATCTTGAATGTAATTTTTCTTACAAATCCTATATATCACAAACTTTGTTACCATGTTAACAACCAATCTTTAAATAATAACTAAGAGTGTGTCTATCATCCAAGGTTATTATTGAGCTGCTTCTGTCCCTATATATTATTGGTATACAATTAAATAATGGTTTGTAGCATACAAATTGGACAATGAGAACTTGCGCTTTATAAGAAAAAGAGTTTTGAGGTAGAAAGGAGACAGTATTTTCCAGGAAAGATAAAACCAAACAACTATTAACTATTTCAATATAACTTGGTCACAAATAGTTGCACTGACCAAAATATTAGAACTGCACTCCAAAAACACATTGACAAAATAGAAAAGATTCTAGGGAGACTATCTACAAGCACAACAACTTCTTGATTCAAAATAACCTCTTAAGATAATGTCAGTCACATGATTTGCATCTCATTCAAAATGTCACTTCCATATGCAATCTTAACAAGGAGAGATGCATGGAGGACTATCTAGTCTTGGCCATGATGGGTTCAAAGATGCCCTTGACCTCCTTCAGGCAATTCTCAAACTCTTTGATTTCTCGCTGCTGGTTATCACCAACAAGCAGATTTCTGGCCTTAGCAATTGCAGAATGGATCTTCTCCTTGTCCAGAGGGCAAAGCTTAGAGCTGATATCTTTATCCTTTAGAGCTTTTTCCATCTTGTAAACATAATGATCCAAATCACTCAATGCATTAGCCTTCTCAAGGAAATTTGCATCTTCAACCTTGTAATTCTCAGCTTCCTCAATTAGTCTTTGAATTTCCTTAGCTGATAGTCTTTCATTGTCATTGGTTATAGTAATTTCATTCCTACAACAATTAGTTTCTTCCCAGGCAGATACATTTAGGATACCATCAGCATCTATATCAAAGCATACATATAAAGGATGGCCACGAGGAGCATGAGGAAAACCAGAAAGTTTAAACCAACCAAGCAAGTTGTTATCTGTGGCTCTTGTCCTCTCACCCTCATAAACACGTATTGGAACAATGGTATGGTTATCTTTAGCTGTAAagtatttttctgttctctttttaGGTATGGTAGTATTCCTAGGAATCACTACACTCATGAGGTCTCCAGATGTCTTTATACCAAGTGATAGGGGTGTAACATCCAATAGAACCAGTTCTGGAGCTTTCTTGATGTCTTCACTCAATAAAGCAGCCTGAACTGCTGCCCCATAAGCAACAGCTTCATCCGGATTGATACTCTTGCAAAGATCCTTACCTCTGAAGAATTCTTGCAATAGCTGCTGCAGTTTGGGAATCCTAGAAGAGCCGCCAACAAGAACAAACATCATGTATACAAGACCTGTCTATCTTAGCATCAGTGAGACACTTATCTACTGTTTCCATACAATTTCTAAAGAGTTCCATGTTTAGTTCCTCAAACTTGGCACGGCTGAGTGATGAATAAAGGTCAATGCCTTGATataaagcatcaatttcaataacAGTATCAAAAGCAAATGAGAGTGTCCTTTTTGCCCTTTCGCATGCACTTCTCAACCTTCTCAAGGCTTTTGAATTCCCACTAATATCCACATTGTTCTTCCTTTTGAACTCTTCTACGAAGTAATTCACCATCCTGTTATCAAAGTCTTCTCCGCCAAGGTGAGTATTTCCTGCAGTAGCCTTAACTTCAAAGACCTTATCTTTAATGGTAAGCAGAGACACATCAAAAGTACCACCACCAAGGTCAAAGATGAAAATATTTCGTTCTTCTTTACAATCAGCTAGCTTGTCCAGGCCATATGCAATTGCTGCAGCTGTAGGCTCATTGATAATTCTCATGACATTGAGGCCTGCAATGGCACCTGCATCTTTTGTGGCTTTACGTTGAGAGTCACTGAAA from Arachis hypogaea cultivar Tifrunner chromosome 10, arahy.Tifrunner.gnm2.J5K5, whole genome shotgun sequence includes:
- the LOC112717124 gene encoding uncharacterized protein codes for the protein MYSSSNSFHKDTNNSMMMSSMKYSEISHFGHPKHKLRFEYSEFPFKCDGCKEIGIGSRYKCSICDYDLHMQCAMPSPTLFHPFYPKCSFRFLSRPPGDIPRYCNACEKVVAGFLYHCVSCGFDLHPCCAKLPMLLEDDEVKLYLYKKVSSPCHRCGQKGRSWSYRSKCKKYNLHVACVRDMIIESWHEIYIGQSKGRKMADTTGIPTIKNTLQAAHNNSSRSKGKKVRKCCEIAGMTVQAVVSAVLGDPTALIAGIAGSLMSRA